The genomic stretch TTGATCGGCATGCTCCCGTACAGCACGTGTTACTATTTCATGTATGAGACGATGAAGAAATCATATTGCTTAACAAAGAAAAAGGATTCTTTGTCTCGTGCTGAGATGCTCCTAATTGGGGCGCTTTCTGGTAACACAGCATTTCATTTTCCCATGCTACAATTAAACTATACTACTATTAATCTCTTTAAACATTGCAGGCTTGACGGCTAGCACCATCAGCTATCCTTTGGAGGTGGCGAGGAAGCGGCTAATGGTGGGAGCTCTGCAAGGGAAATGTCCACCAAACATGGCAGCTGCACTCTCGGAAGTTTTCAGAGACGAGGGTGTTAAAGGACTCTATCGAGGCTGGGGGGCGAGCTGCTTGAAGGTGATGCCTTCCTCTGGTATCACATGGATGTTCTACGAAGCTTGGAAAGACATATTGCTCGTTGAAAGACGTCCCTCTTGAAAAACAATGGTCTAAATATGGAGAAGTCAATTTAGCCTGAACCATCTTCCCAAAGGCTTGTTTTTTGATGGTGGGCAGATGAGGCCTGCAAGTTGAAGGTGAAGAAGATGGAAATTTTGGGTTGATCTTACTCTTGAAGAAGTTTCATGATAGAGAAAGCTAACTAGCACAATGATATTTGGATTATTGGGCACAATTTTGTTTCTGGATTTATGTAGGCAGTTAAAACGCACATGTTGCTCAGTTGAATTAAAGCTCATTTGTAGCAAGATAACTATGAATTATTCATCCAATCAACTTACAAATTCCtacaacacatatatatatactgcaagccaatatatttaaaaatataattccgAAGTATCAGAGCATTCAGCAACACTTATCAGTGCCCAGCATAGAATACACTTAACTGCCGCCATGTCAAAGAATGTCTAGGCTTCTGAAGATTCATTATCTGCACATAATAACATTCagcatgagagagagagagagagagagagagagagagagagagtttcaTTCATCTGTAATTTACCACACCTTCATTAGTCAATTGTTCAAACCGAGCAACTATGTGTTTCCCATAGGTATATTTCTTCAAAGCAACAAGGTGAAGCTGGATACAGTTAAGCAGTCTCTCTCGCTGATTCTCGTTGCTAATATCAATAATCTTCTGCACCACGTAATTCGCGTACTGATCCTTCATCATCGTCTGAATACCAAGACAAAGTTCACCACAAGCGTTGCAAAGCAAACTATAGCGCAGCTCTTTTACCTCAAAACATAAAATCTACTTCAAATTATTTCTCTTACCAATAAACTATCGCCATCCTCAGGCTGTGAAAGAATCTCCTCAATCAAACAGTCACACTCAGTAGTGTCACCATACTCGAGGCATTTCTCCACCACATTTGATGCATACTTATGTTGGCTCATCGGCACGATTCTTCCATACAATTTTTGGATAATTTGACTACGCTCAAATGGTTTTCCCCTTTCCAACACATGCTGTCACAGTACACCAAATGTTGGGAGTTGGAACTCACAACTAAATATCAATGGATATGAGATGCTGGACAAAATGACAAGGGCCGAAATATCAGAAGTTTCATACCTGCGTAACGTAGTTACCATACTGATCATGTGCAAGATCATATGCAGATGCCATTATCTCATCCACTATTGGTCGACAGCACAAGTCATCCGAACAATGCTCTAAAACTCTCTGCAAGCAGACCTGGGGAGATTAAATTATCTATTCTTGAACATATGCATCAGTCATGACAGATAATCTGTAGAGAGGTGAGAATATTCTTCTAGCCATGATAAATAAGACTTATCAAGTCCAAAAATGCACTTATAGGTTAAAATATATCAGGAGcacttgaagaaaaaaaattctagtACCTGAATGACACGGCAACCATATGGATGAGTTGATAGTGCAGCTACTTGACCCCGGAAGGCTGAGAtgataaaatcaattttttctgGAGGAACGCATTCAATACATTTCTGTATGACATGATTTCCATTTTGATCTCGTACACATCTCATCACATGTCCATCAAGTTCGAGCACAAGTTCCGTCTTTTGATCAACTTCAATAACCTCTAGTGCCTGAAGTGAACGAACAAATAAAATACGAACCAAGCAAGTTAACACTTACAAGTTTCATCTCATTTATATCATTTGCTAAAGATATTCAAAATTGCAGAATACCAACAAGGTATGATTAGTCACCATTCCCAAACAAAACTATCAGGAGAATTGGTTTTGTTGGGAGCTTGGACACTAACTAATGAGTGTAGGAGAATGAACGAGTATACATATAAAATGAATGAAACAAACAAAATTCATTACAAACCAAAACATATGGATTACATGCATTAGCATAGAAACCAAGTCATTACGTTGAAGGATAGCATGCCAATCTATTTTTAAAGATATTCGGCAGGCTGAACGTTGTTCAAATAGGCAGGATCCTTAATTACGGGTGCTCAGTGATTTAATATAAAAAGATAAGACCTTGCACAGACCTTTTGAATTACCCGGCAACCATACATTTGTAAACTTAAAGGCAACATCTGCCTCGATAGTTGACTTGCAAGCTCCTTCCTCTGCTCATAAGTTCCATATTCAAAGAACTGCAAACACCAAAATGCAGTACAGCTACTCATATGTGCCATAAAATATTCAATGCAGAGAAAGTGAGAAGCCCACCTTCTGAATAACATAGTTCCCAAAGACATCAGTCATCAATTTAGAAGCATGAGGAAGAACTTCCCTGAAAACCAACTCCTTCTCTTCAACACTACAATTTTCCAACTTCTGTTGTATAAATCGACTGCCATGCTGATCCACACTGAAGTTGCAATGCATATAAAATGATTTTATCCATTGAGGATATCAATTGAGCTCCATTATAAAGCTAGACGGTAGCAAAAGAAGAAAccaaaagaaataaacaaaaacataaattcTACCTGAATTCAACAATACGGCCTACAATGTCTGAGAGATCAATTCTCCGAGTACTGCTAGCTTTCAGCTCTTCAAGAAATGAAAGCTTCCTATGGTCATTGATACCATCAGCTCCCCTCTGTCCTTGCCATCTTGGAATACCAACATTTTTTGCTGGGTTTTGAGAAAATCCAATATCATATCGCTTTCCCAATGAATTAGGGCCTCCAACTGGGGAATCTGGTATTACTGGATTACCAAGAGGCGACGACTGAAACTGAGGCACAAATCCCAGACCTGTAGGACTGCTGAGGTAACTACTACTCGGTATCCTCATTTTCGTTGGACTGTGAATGCCGATACTTCCACTAGGGGTTAACTGGAATTTCTGGTCACCTGCATGATAAACAGAATTTGGATCatttagtaaagtaaaagaatcAACTGGTTTGCTAACCATACCAGGAGAAGGCAACTGATTATACTGCAGAGAGGCACCATATGGATCTTGCATAACCCCTTGGAAATATTGCATTGAAAGGGGATCCGGAAAGGGGGGCTGAATCGTCAGTCCAGGTTGGCCATAGAACCTGTTCATGTTCTGTACAACAGACCCTTTGGAGATGTTTTCCCCAGTTGGAACACCAGCACTTTGTCCAACAAAACTTTGTCCTGGGTTGGCAttaaaatgaaaaggaaaaCCTGTATGAGGTGGATATCCAGGCAA from Salvia splendens isolate huo1 chromosome 4, SspV2, whole genome shotgun sequence encodes the following:
- the LOC121797677 gene encoding pumilio homolog 5-like isoform X3, producing MATENPMRIVDSGGAGKWSPSSDTAPFTSASAVTDELGLLLRGHAVDRNRSIIAPNRSGSAPPSIEGSFAAFGDLINKQPVPNSSSTALSSAIGNSHSELLQQDDSSYSKYLNNDLNAMAHPHTITRSNMHLALQKAYNLGSSLSTHEEEPEGDRSPKGASDDGVDIVLEQNMLSSIGHHKSLVDLIQADFPRTPSPVFSHNVAPGPTEEAFHHEIQKLTLDSLSIEASEPHEPKSSTGSTSKIDLPRGSISTIEPPAASVPIYSCLDTSGGSTAYIASDRVSGGNTESDAFKSVDRVESDQDKEGVEFDEQHELHMQSIHSQHAAGYHVPRSPVQGPGPQSFNNYSAPQGRIEMQEHLHSHSGHPPLYATTAAYMAPANSFYTNLNTSGLYSPQYSGYAMGSSYLPPYLPGYPPHTGFPFHFNANPGQSFVGQSAGVPTGENISKGSVVQNMNRFYGQPGLTIQPPFPDPLSMQYFQGVMQDPYGDQKFQLTPSGSIGIHSPTKMRIPSSSYLSSPTGLGFVPQFQSSPLGNPVIPDSPVGGPNSLGKRYDIGFSQNPAKNVGIPRWQGQRGADGINDHRKLSFLEELKASSTRRIDLSDIVGRIVEFSVDQHGSRFIQQKLENCSVEEKELVFREVLPHASKLMTDVFGNYVIQKFFEYGTYEQRKELASQLSRQMLPLSLQMYGCRVIQKALEVIEVDQKTELVLELDGHVMRCVRDQNGNHVIQKCIECVPPEKIDFIISAFRGQVAALSTHPYGCRVIQVCLQRVLEHCSDDLCCRPIVDEIMASAYDLAHDQYGNYVTQHVLERGKPFERSQIIQKLYGRIVPMSQHKYASNVVEKCLEYGDTTECDCLIEEILSQPEDGDSLLTMMKDQYANYVVQKIIDISNENQRERLLNCIQLHLVALKKYTYGKHIVARFEQLTNEDNESSEA
- the LOC121797677 gene encoding pumilio homolog 5-like isoform X1; protein product: MATENPMRIVDSGGAGKWSPSSDTAPFTSASAVTDELGLLLRGHAVDRNRSIIAPNRSGSAPPSIEGSFAAFGDLINKQPVPNSSSTALSSAIGNSHSELLQQDDSSYSKYLNNDLNAMAHPHTITRSNMHLALQKAYNLGSSLSTHEEEPEGDRSPKGASDDGVDIVLEQNMLSSIGHHKSLVDLIQADFPRTPSPVFSHNVAPGPTEEAFHHEIQKLTLDSLSIEASEPHEPKSSTGSTSKIDLPRGSISTIEPPAASVPIYSCLDTSGGSTAYIASDRVSGGNTESDAFKSVDRVESDQDKEGVEFDEQHELHMQSIHSQHAAGYHVPRSPVQGPGPQSFNNYSAPQGRIEMQEHLHSHSGHPPLYATTAAYMAPANSFYTNLNTSGLYSPQYSGYAMGSSYLPPYLPGYPPHTGFPFHFNANPGQSFVGQSAGVPTGENISKGSVVQNMNRFYGQPGLTIQPPFPDPLSMQYFQGVMQDPYGASLQYNQLPSPGMVSKPVDSFTLLNDPNSVYHAGDQKFQLTPSGSIGIHSPTKMRIPSSSYLSSPTGLGFVPQFQSSPLGNPVIPDSPVGGPNSLGKRYDIGFSQNPAKNVGIPRWQGQRGADGINDHRKLSFLEELKASSTRRIDLSDIVGRIVEFSVDQHGSRFIQQKLENCSVEEKELVFREVLPHASKLMTDVFGNYVIQKFFEYGTYEQRKELASQLSRQMLPLSLQMYGCRVIQKALEVIEVDQKTELVLELDGHVMRCVRDQNGNHVIQKCIECVPPEKIDFIISAFRGQVAALSTHPYGCRVIQRVLEHCSDDLCCRPIVDEIMASAYDLAHDQYGNYVTQHVLERGKPFERSQIIQKLYGRIVPMSQHKYASNVVEKCLEYGDTTECDCLIEEILSQPEDGDSLLTMMKDQYANYVVQKIIDISNENQRERLLNCIQLHLVALKKYTYGKHIVARFEQLTNEDNESSEA
- the LOC121797677 gene encoding pumilio homolog 5-like isoform X2: MATENPMRIVDSGGAGKWSPSSDTAPFTSASAVTDELGLLLRGHAVDRNRSIIAPNRSGSAPPSIEGSFAAFGDLINKQPVPNSSSTALSSAIGNSHSELLQQDDSSYSKYLNNDLNAMAHPHTITRSNMHLALQKAYNLGSSLSTHEEEPEGDRSPKGASDDGVDIVLEQNMLSSIGHHKSLVDLIQADFPRTPSPVFSHNVAPGPTEEAFHHEIQKLTLDSLSIEASEPHEPKSSTGSTSKIDLPRGSISTIEPPAASVPIYSCLDTSGGSTAYIASDRVSGGNTESDAFKSVDRVESDQDKEGVEFDEQHELHMQSIHSQHAAGYHVPRSPVQGPGPQSFNNYSAPQGRIEMQEHLHSHSGHPPLYATTAAYMAPANSFYTNLNTSGLYSPQYSGYAMGSSYLPPYLPGYPPHTGFPFHFNANPGQSFVGQSAGVPTGENISKGSVVQNMNRFYGQPGLTIQPPFPDPLSMQYFQGVMQDPYGASLQYNQLPSPGDQKFQLTPSGSIGIHSPTKMRIPSSSYLSSPTGLGFVPQFQSSPLGNPVIPDSPVGGPNSLGKRYDIGFSQNPAKNVGIPRWQGQRGADGINDHRKLSFLEELKASSTRRIDLSDIVGRIVEFSVDQHGSRFIQQKLENCSVEEKELVFREVLPHASKLMTDVFGNYVIQKFFEYGTYEQRKELASQLSRQMLPLSLQMYGCRVIQKALEVIEVDQKTELVLELDGHVMRCVRDQNGNHVIQKCIECVPPEKIDFIISAFRGQVAALSTHPYGCRVIQVCLQRVLEHCSDDLCCRPIVDEIMASAYDLAHDQYGNYVTQHVLERGKPFERSQIIQKLYGRIVPMSQHKYASNVVEKCLEYGDTTECDCLIEEILSQPEDGDSLLTMMKDQYANYVVQKIIDISNENQRERLLNCIQLHLVALKKYTYGKHIVARFEQLTNEDNESSEA